In Hypanus sabinus isolate sHypSab1 chromosome 10, sHypSab1.hap1, whole genome shotgun sequence, the genomic stretch CGATGGCGACGATGGGAAGATTAAGCAACGGGTTGTCCTGGTGCAGCTGGTCAGTGCCGCCGGCGCCGGGCCCCGAATCGGCCGCTCCTTCCCCAAGCCCGGTACCACCACCTCCCGCTCGTTCAGCCGCCATCTCCCAACGCCGCCCCGCCGGACGTGACATACTTGCTACTAACGCTCGCCCCGCCCCGCCCCGGACGTGACATCACCCCGCTCGAGCTCGCCCCGCCGGAGGCCATCCGCCGTTTCCCGGCGTCATCACGCAGCCTGCCCGACGGGAGGCGGAGGCGAATGGTTAAAGGCAGAGAtgggagggaagggataggaggggagggtgaagggcaagggtaattaggggaggggagggaagggaagggaagcatGTGTGGAGTGTTGAGGGAAGGGACAGTGGGGAGGATGGAGGGGCAAGGGTaatgtggggagggatgaggaaAGGGATAGTGGGGGagggttatagaaacatagaaaacctacagcacaatacaggcccttcagcccacaatgctgtgctgaacatgtacttactttagaaattacctagggttacccatacccctgtatttttctaaactccatgcacctatccaggagtctcttaaaagacactattgtatccaACTCcagcagcagcccattccacacactctccactctctgagtaaaagtacttaccctgacatctcctctgtacctactttcaagcaccctaaaactatgccctctcgtgctagccatttcagccctaggaaaaagcctctgactatccacacgatcaatacctctaatcatcttatacatctttatcaggtcacatctcatcctctgctgcttcaaggaaaaaaggtcaagttcactcagcctattctcatcaggcatgttccctaatccaggcaacatccttgtaaatctatgtACTCTTACTATGGTCTCCACATacgtcctgtagtgaggcgaccagaattgagcacagtactccaagtagggtctgaccaaggtcctatatagctgcaacgttacgtctcggctcctaaactcagtcccacaattgatgaaggccaatgcacgatatgccttcttaaccacagagccaacctgcgcagcagctttgagtgtcctatggactcagaccccaagatccctccgatcctccaaactgccaagagtcttaccattaatactatattctgccatcgtatttgacctaccaaaatgaaccacctcacatttatctgggttgaacctccatctgccacttctcagctcagttttcaatcctatcaatgtcccgttgtaacctctgacagccctccacactatccacaacactctcaacctttgtgtcatcagcaaaattactaacccatcgctccacttccttatccagatcATTAGAGTAGGGATTGCAGAACAgagtcctgaggcactccactggtcactgacctccaggcagaatatgacccgtctacaaccactttttggtTATGTACATATAAAGAAATCTAAAACTACAATCTAGACCCTAATCTGACACCCAGCTAATATCACCTTCCAGCAGCCTACCTATGGTCTGAAGGCTCCAGTCTCTCATTGACATGTGAGTGTGAAGGGAGTTTCTGCTTCTCCTGCCTGGTCCCAACCTCAAGGTCATCCTGTTTTCACATTCTTCCAGTAGTTTGGCAAGAGTGAAACGCAGTGGGCACCAGGGCCACTGCCCCCGAGAGGCAGCAGGAGGGCATGGAACCATGAGGAGTCCATCAGCTCCCAAGCACATTGGGCTGTCCTCCTTCCTCTGTAGGAGAGTCACAGACCCACAACAAACTCCTCAGTCCACCACAGAAACTGGTCTCCCTTCCACTGACCTCTCACTGCCTTGCCAAcgttctctcctccccctcccattggaaagcctgaaaacacagaaCCCCAGGCTTCTACCCTGCTTTTACAAGAACATGGAGTGGTTCCCTAATATAACACGGTGAACATTTAACATCACAATTAAGCTTATTATGGCTTTGTAACTCACTGGTGAATAACCATGTGGGTTGCGAATTCTGGAGTCCACTGCTCCTTCACCTTGCAGGGACAATACCCAACAGTGCCTCCTCCAGGGGGGAGTGTAAGCCAGAGGCCTCCATGGACCTGATACGTAGCAAAGGAGAACAGGTTCACGACAGGCTTATGGCCAGTGTCTGCTGCACAACTCCATGACACCCAGCAGCATACTCCCACCTTCCAACAGGGGGCAGCCCCAGCAGGGACTAATTCCTCAACTTGGGAGGGGATGTTGCATCAGATAAAGTTGGTGGAGTAGAAGGTGGCAGATGGTTGTTATTGATATAGTGGATCAAAAGCCTGGTTGGTAAATTATTAGTGTgacatgtacagtgaaaacttTGTTGTGCACCCTAAAGCTACAGATCATTTAATCACATCAGAACGGTGAGGAGGTAAAcgtgaaaacaataacagaacgcAGAATAAAGTCTTACAGCTCCTGAGTGCAGGCTGACAGTATTGTGCAAAGCAACAATGAGGCCGAGTCCCATTTTAAGGGACCATTGCATATTCGCCTATACAGTGGGATGAAGTTGCATGTTTCAGGCTTTCGTACCTTCTGTTCAATGTGCAGGAGAAGAtccagggtgggaggggtctttgattatgttacactcacaaaatgctggtggaatgtgtCACAAAGGGTCTTGgatcgaaacgtcgacagtgcttctccctatagatgctgcctggcctgctgtgttccaccaacattgtgtgtgtgttgtttgaatttccagcatctgcagatttcctcgtgtttgctttgattatgttggctgttttaccGAGCCAGAGGGAAGTGTAGACGGGGAGAATAGTTTCTACAATTTGTTGAGCTGTTTCTACAACTCCCTACAATGACTGAGTGCTTGCCGTACGAAACTTATATTGTCATAGGCATCCAGATAACAATCGGTGAGAGTCAAAGAAGATGTCCCAATTTTCACCAgccttttgaagaagtagaggcagCGATGAGCTTTCTTGGCCTTGGCATTGACCAGGATGGGGCCTCTTGACCTCAGCATTGCTGAAATAGACAGGAGCATATGTACCCCCCAACTGATCTAAGGACACAAGTTCTGTGAAGATCTGTCctgtgcccaacatattgatgcaattacaaagaaggtgtgATAGTGGCTATAGGGTTTTGAGGAGACATGGTTTatcaccaaaaacactcgcaagtttctacagatatgcTGTGCAAAGGATTCTAATTGGTTGTCTGGTAccgagaggccactgcacaggatcggaaaaaaatTTGAAACTTGTAACCGGATAGCCTTCCTCCAGGGTAACTATCCTGTGTTTCTGAGAGGGGACCCGGCGGGAACTGGTTCTGAGCTCTGTCATGGAAACAGGTTATCAAAAACACAAAGGAACTTTTCCAAAGCAACAAACAATTTGTTGAAGTAACTACGCAGGTCCAGCAGAATCTGTGGGAATTGTTGACCTTTCAGGTCTATCCCTGTATTAGTTCCAACCTAAAAATATCCAccattcctttcctttccacagatgcgaCTCGACGTGCTGCGTTACTGTTGCAGATTATTTGTGCAACAGTCCTCTGAAATGTTTCCAGGGTGAGCTCCTCACATCGTCCGTCAGGTGGCAGCACCGAGAGCCTCCTGCCGCTCCCTACCACCAGAGGGCAGCAACCCGTACCGCCGTATTCTCGCTCACCGGCTGTTGTCTGACAGTTACCCGGAAGTGCGTGTTTGATGACGAAGAAAGGGGCTTGCGGCCTGTGGATGGAATTTGAAGCCCAGAGTATGAGCCCGGAACGAGTGTTACCCGAACCCGAGGCTGAGGCCGAGGGGCAGGGCCACGGTAGCGGGTTGGGTCCGGCGGCGTGGAGCagtgaggaagaggaggaggacgaGGATGAGGAGTTGGCGGGGTCTATTCCTGAGGAAGAGCCCGGACCCGTCGCCGGTTACCGGTACCTACCCCTGGAGCAGGAACCCGGGGTCGCTCTCGGGCATCCCGAGCCCGACATCGAGGAGCGGCTGCAGGTGGGGCTGGGTccggagggagagagtggggtcgGGGGCTGGGGGCAATGTAATGGAGATCGGAGGGTCGGAGTTGAGGGTCTGAGGATAGGGCTCGGGACtgggatggagggagtgaggataGGGCTCGGGGCCGGGGTGGAGGGAGTGAGGATAGGGCTCGGGACTGGGATGGAGGGAGTCAGGATAGGGTTTGGGGCATGGTTGGTGGGAGGAGGGGGTCTCAGGTCCTGATCAGGGTCAGGGTTACAATCAGCCCTGCACTGGCGCCGATCTGGGCCTGTGAGCTGAACTGTCTGGAACCAGACACTGAAAGGCTGCCAGACAGCATGAATGTCGAGAAGATTCTGGGAAACAGCAGGTACTGGGGTCAGTCTCCCGGGTCTGTCTGAACCACAGCGTCTGCAGGAAATGTCCCACAGTCTCAGTGAAAGCTGATGGTGGACAGAAGGTAGATCTGGACTCTTTGGATATCATCCGTTCAACAAAGGTGGCATTAGGGTTGGATGCCCTTCAAGTTGGGAAAAGTTTTGATCGACCTGAAAGGgagagtgttgggagtgaagGTAGCCCTTCGCTGTGAGAAGGAATCAAGAAGGAATTCAGCCGAAATTTAATTTTTCAGAAGTTGGTGAGAATATGTAACCCATCACTGTTGGAAGCACATGGAATAGTGTAGTTGATTTAAGGTTAGGTTGCGCTCAACGCGAGGAAGGAGGGAAACAGGGAACGGTTCGAGTACAGTGTCATTGGTTGGTGTGAATGAGAGCCAAACAAAGTTTCCCAGGTCACAGTTACTGACTTTGTTCATGGTGTTTGCAGGAATTGCGTCTTTACTTGCCCGAGGCACCAGTTGACAGCGAGGAGGACGAGCCTCCAGAACACAGCAGTCAGCACTCTATTCCCATGGACCCAGGTAGGGAGAAGGTGTGGTCTGGGAGGGCAGGGCAGGGGTGGAGGGAGGAATCTCTCCACTGAATTAACTGAGAAGAAATGCGAGTGGGAAGCAGCTAGTCAAGAGGGACAGTGCAGGGTGTGGTTGGAAAAGGGACCATGTAGTAGTGATGGTGAAGGCTGGTAAAAATGGACTCTAGTAATTGAAGAAATTCA encodes the following:
- the mea1 gene encoding male-enhanced antigen 1; this translates as MTKKGACGLWMEFEAQSMSPERVLPEPEAEAEGQGHGSGLGPAAWSSEEEEEDEDEELAGSIPEEEPGPVAGYRYLPLEQEPGVALGHPEPDIEERLQELRLYLPEAPVDSEEDEPPEHSSQHSIPMDPEHVELVKRTMAAIKFPSLGVPAWAQEISDEQWQSVVRQTIENRRSVVAAKE